One stretch of Amycolatopsis tolypomycina DNA includes these proteins:
- a CDS encoding FadR/GntR family transcriptional regulator: MPVTDVAIDKIKDMIISGELAPGDRLPKEAELAQRLGLSRSSLREAVKALCLIRVLDVRQGDGTYVTSLEPNLLLDAMTFVVDFHRDDTVLDFLAVRRILEPAATALAALHMSDADIAELGALLHELEDAPTVEALVANDLQFHRKIADGSGNPVLCSLLDSLSGPTARARIWRGLTQEGAVAKTREQHTAIYEAIAAREPELARSWATVHVAGVEQWLRNALGTADDPTVPDADAEPAAEAS, encoded by the coding sequence ATGCCCGTCACCGATGTCGCGATCGACAAGATCAAGGACATGATCATCTCCGGCGAGCTGGCGCCAGGCGACCGGCTGCCGAAGGAGGCCGAGCTGGCCCAGCGGCTCGGGCTCTCGCGCAGCTCCCTGCGCGAGGCCGTCAAGGCGTTGTGCCTGATCAGGGTCCTCGACGTCCGCCAGGGCGACGGCACCTACGTCACCAGCCTCGAGCCGAACCTGCTGCTCGACGCCATGACGTTCGTGGTCGACTTCCACCGCGACGACACCGTCCTCGACTTCCTGGCCGTGCGCCGGATCCTGGAGCCCGCCGCGACCGCGCTGGCCGCGCTGCACATGAGCGACGCGGACATCGCGGAGCTGGGCGCGCTGCTCCACGAGCTGGAGGACGCGCCGACCGTGGAGGCGCTGGTCGCCAACGACCTGCAGTTCCACCGCAAGATCGCCGACGGCTCGGGCAACCCGGTGCTGTGCTCGCTGCTCGACAGCCTCTCCGGGCCGACCGCGCGCGCCCGGATCTGGCGCGGCCTCACCCAGGAGGGCGCGGTCGCGAAGACCCGCGAACAGCACACGGCGATCTACGAGGCCATCGCCGCCCGCGAGCCGGAACTGGCCCGCTCGTGGGCGACCGTGCACGTCGCTGGCGTCGAGCAGTGGCTGCGCAACGCCCTGGGCACCGCGGACGACCCGACGGTGCCGGACGCAGACGCCGAGCCGGCCGCGGAAGCCTCGTAG
- a CDS encoding amidohydrolase family protein yields the protein MIDAHHHLWDPARREYPWLAGTAMDPIRRPYTVDDLRAVTKAAGVHATVLVQTVSSAEETAEFLATAAAEPVIAGVVGWVDLTAGDVADRLAALDGPLVGVRHQVENEPDDDWLLRPEVLAGLSAVAAAGLAFDLLVRPAQLPAATEVALRLPQLRLVLDHAAKPPIAAGEWEPWASGVAALAARENVVCKLSGLVTEADWTGWEVGHLRRYVDHVLDVFGPERLLFGSDWPVCELAASYEVVLDAAIACTGSLSDAERLAVFEHNARTAYGLDAGGDTSSRG from the coding sequence ATGATCGACGCGCACCACCACCTGTGGGACCCCGCGCGGCGCGAGTACCCGTGGCTGGCGGGCACGGCCATGGACCCGATCCGCCGCCCGTACACGGTCGACGACCTGCGCGCGGTGACGAAGGCGGCGGGCGTGCACGCGACCGTCCTGGTCCAGACGGTCTCCTCGGCCGAGGAGACGGCGGAGTTCCTGGCGACGGCGGCCGCGGAACCGGTCATCGCGGGCGTGGTCGGCTGGGTCGACCTCACCGCCGGGGACGTCGCCGACCGGCTGGCCGCGCTCGACGGCCCGCTCGTCGGCGTCCGCCACCAGGTCGAGAACGAGCCGGACGACGACTGGCTGCTGCGGCCCGAGGTGCTGGCGGGGCTGAGCGCGGTGGCGGCCGCGGGCCTGGCGTTCGACCTGCTGGTCCGGCCCGCGCAGCTGCCCGCGGCGACCGAAGTGGCGTTGCGCCTGCCCCAGCTGCGCCTGGTCCTCGACCACGCGGCGAAGCCCCCGATCGCGGCGGGGGAGTGGGAACCGTGGGCGTCCGGCGTGGCCGCGCTGGCGGCGCGCGAGAACGTCGTGTGCAAGCTGTCCGGCCTGGTCACCGAGGCGGACTGGACGGGCTGGGAGGTCGGGCACCTGCGCCGGTACGTCGACCACGTCCTCGACGTGTTCGGTCCGGAGCGCCTGCTGTTCGGCTCGGACTGGCCGGTCTGCGAGCTGGCGGCGTCCTACGAAGTGGTCCTCGACGCGGCGATCGCGTGCACGGGCTCGCTGTCGGACGCCGAGCGACTGGCCGTCTTCGAGCACAACGCCCGGACGGCGTACGGGCTGGACGCGGGCGGGGACACCTCCTCCAGGGGGTAA
- a CDS encoding aldo/keto reductase, protein MELSLSPLGLGCAQLGNLYHAISDETAFATVRRAWDEGVRYFDTAPHYGLGLSEIRLGAALREYPRAEYVLSTKVGRVLEPNPAGAGARDDQGFAVPAAYKRRWDFSRDGVLRSLDDSLTRLGLDRVDIVYVHDPDDHFEEALSGAFPALRELREQGVIRAFGAGMNQAPMLAEFVRRTDLDVLLVAGRYTLLDQPALDELFPLCAERDVRVVAGGAFNGGILATAQPGRVYDYAEAPAELVERAGRIAAICARHGVELPEAALALPMAHPVVESVVVGAHDPDQVTVNARRARAVVPPALWTDLVDAGLLRADVVIAEGVS, encoded by the coding sequence TTGGAACTCTCCCTGTCCCCGCTGGGGCTCGGCTGCGCGCAGCTGGGCAACCTCTACCACGCGATCAGCGACGAGACGGCGTTCGCGACCGTCCGGCGCGCGTGGGACGAGGGCGTCCGCTACTTCGACACCGCGCCGCACTACGGCCTCGGCCTCTCGGAGATCCGGCTCGGCGCCGCGCTGCGCGAGTACCCGCGGGCCGAGTACGTGCTCTCGACGAAGGTCGGCCGCGTGCTGGAGCCGAACCCGGCGGGCGCCGGCGCCCGCGACGACCAGGGCTTCGCCGTCCCGGCCGCCTACAAGCGCCGCTGGGACTTCAGCCGCGACGGCGTCCTGCGGTCCCTCGACGACAGCCTGACGCGGCTCGGGCTCGACCGCGTCGACATCGTCTACGTCCACGACCCTGACGACCACTTCGAGGAGGCGCTGTCGGGGGCGTTCCCGGCGTTGCGCGAGCTGCGGGAGCAGGGCGTGATCCGCGCGTTCGGGGCCGGCATGAACCAAGCACCGATGCTCGCCGAGTTCGTCCGCCGCACCGACCTCGACGTCCTGCTGGTGGCCGGCCGCTACACGCTGCTCGACCAGCCCGCGCTGGACGAGCTGTTCCCGCTCTGCGCCGAGCGGGACGTCCGCGTGGTGGCCGGGGGCGCGTTCAACGGCGGCATCCTGGCCACGGCGCAACCCGGCCGCGTCTACGACTACGCCGAAGCGCCGGCGGAGCTGGTCGAGCGGGCCGGGCGGATCGCGGCGATCTGCGCGCGCCACGGCGTCGAGCTGCCGGAAGCGGCGCTGGCGCTGCCGATGGCGCACCCGGTGGTCGAGTCCGTGGTCGTCGGCGCGCACGATCCGGACCAGGTCACCGTGAACGCGCGGCGGGCGCGGGCGGTCGTGCCGCCTGCGCTGTGGACCGACCTGGTCGACGCCGGCCTGCTGCGCGCCGACGTCGTCATCGCCGAAGGAGTCTCATGA